A window of Sedimentibacter sp. MB31-C6 genomic DNA:
CATTAGTTTATTGTTATGTAAACAATATTGACATTAATAAAAGTGCAAAAATAGCCATAGCTGCATCCATAGTAGCACTATCACATGAAAATACTATAAACCCAAACATGTCTATAGAAAATATTAACTTAACAATGAAGGAGTTAAAAATATGTTAGAAAAATATTTAGAAATAAACCCTGAAGTTAAAGATGCAATTGAAAACGGCAAACCTGTTGTTGCATTAGAATCAACAATAATTTCACACGGCATGCCTTATCCACGAAATGTAGAAACAGCACTTATTGTTGAAAAAATTATAAGAGATAACAATGCAATCCCAGCAACTATTGCAATTCTAAATGGAAAACTTAAGGTTGGATTGACTAAAGAAGAAATTGAATACTTAGGTAAAACTGAAAATGTTATTAAAACATCTAGAAGAGATATTCCTTTTATTATTTCTAGAAAGTTAGATGGAGCTACAACAGTGGCTTCTACTATGATAATTTCAGCTCTTGCAGGAATTAAAGTATTTGCAACAGGTGGTATTGGTGGTGTTCATAGAGGCGCTACCGAAACTTTTGACATATCTGCAGACCTAGAAGAGCTTGCTAACACAAATGTTGCCGTTATATGTGCAGGTGCAAAATCTATTTTGGACATTGGTTTAACTCTTGAATATCTTGAAACTCACGGAGTACCTGTCATTGGGTATCAAACTGAAGAAATGCCAGCTTTTTATACCAGAAAAAGCGGTTTTAAAGTTGATTATAAGGTTGATACTCCTCAAGATATCGCAAGCGCATTAAAAGCTAAATGGGATTTAGGGCTTAAAGGAG
This region includes:
- a CDS encoding pseudouridine-5'-phosphate glycosidase, yielding MLEKYLEINPEVKDAIENGKPVVALESTIISHGMPYPRNVETALIVEKIIRDNNAIPATIAILNGKLKVGLTKEEIEYLGKTENVIKTSRRDIPFIISRKLDGATTVASTMIISALAGIKVFATGGIGGVHRGATETFDISADLEELANTNVAVICAGAKSILDIGLTLEYLETHGVPVIGYQTEEMPAFYTRKSGFKVDYKVDTPQDIASALKAKWDLGLKGGMVIANPIEEQYQMNYNTITEAIEKALKEADEKGIKGKESTPFLLAKVKEITGGDSLESNIQLVYNNAKLGAKIAVELSKIS